In Candidatus Omnitrophota bacterium, a genomic segment contains:
- the pseF gene encoding pseudaminic acid cytidylyltransferase, translating into MNVAIIPARGGSKRVPKKNIKLFIGKPIITYSLKETVDSGLFDRVIVSTDSEEIAAIARSAGAEVPFMRPAELSDDHTHIADVVEHAIKWLKADGCDVEYVCCIFCTAPFIQKKYLKEGLEKIRKTKTDSVFTVTSFPFPILRGMRITDKGTLEMFWPQYEFTRSNDLEEAYHDAGQFYWLEADRFLKNKRFFTKDALPIILPRYLVQDIDTPEDWETAEMLYESIQRKDNKKEEGVRR; encoded by the coding sequence ATGAATGTGGCGATAATACCCGCCAGAGGCGGGAGCAAGCGGGTACCAAAAAAGAATATCAAACTTTTCATAGGCAAACCGATCATAACGTATTCCCTGAAAGAGACCGTGGACAGCGGACTCTTCGATAGGGTCATAGTCTCTACCGATTCGGAAGAGATAGCGGCAATAGCCAGGAGCGCCGGGGCGGAGGTCCCGTTCATGCGCCCCGCCGAACTGTCGGACGATCATACACACATAGCGGACGTCGTAGAACATGCGATCAAGTGGCTTAAGGCGGACGGCTGCGACGTTGAATATGTATGCTGTATATTCTGCACAGCCCCGTTCATACAGAAAAAATATCTAAAGGAAGGCCTTGAGAAGATAAGGAAGACCAAGACCGATTCGGTATTCACGGTCACCAGCTTTCCGTTCCCCATATTGCGGGGGATGAGGATAACCGACAAAGGGACCCTCGAGATGTTCTGGCCGCAGTATGAATTCACCAGGTCCAACGACCTCGAGGAGGCATATCATGACGCGGGGCAGTTCTACTGGCTGGAGGCCGACCGCTTCCTCAAGAATAAGAGATTTTTTACGAAAGACGCCCTTCCGATAATCCTGCCCAGGTATCTTGTGCAGGACATAGATACCCCGGAGGACTGGGAGACGGCCGAGATGCTGTATGAATCCATCCAGAGAAAAGATAATAAAAAAGAGGAGGGAGTAAGAAGATGA
- a CDS encoding Gfo/Idh/MocA family oxidoreductase: protein MKRYKTAIVGLGNIAWKFDARVRSADPLTHAGAYMKNPRTVLVGGCSPDKQDRRDFEKRYGAPAFAGIEEMIGKTEPHIVSICSPSALHYEHVEYSLRKRVPMIWLEKPPTLTVEDIDGLIYKVRAAGSSRLLVNYQRRYCRSYARLKELLARRALGRIVSVNLTYSRGLATNGSHILDMAFFLTGDKVDAVIGPVSPASGSANPSFMMKLAGGIPCSVSGMDLPYHCIDVSVTCERGRASIIHGGMKTVWEMKEEHELFPGFYRLRDAAKNLIGPGGFKGSMTAALGDIINAHEKRREPVSSLRTARRSQLVMEEVNKRIKAAG, encoded by the coding sequence ATGAAGCGATATAAAACGGCAATAGTAGGGCTGGGGAATATAGCGTGGAAATTCGACGCGAGGGTAAGGTCGGCGGACCCGCTTACTCATGCGGGCGCGTATATGAAAAATCCCCGGACTGTCCTTGTCGGCGGCTGCTCGCCCGACAAGCAGGACCGCAGAGATTTCGAAAAAAGATACGGGGCGCCGGCATTCGCGGGCATAGAGGAGATGATCGGGAAGACGGAGCCCCATATAGTAAGCATATGCTCCCCGTCTGCTCTTCATTACGAGCACGTGGAGTACAGCCTCCGCAAGAGGGTGCCGATGATATGGCTGGAGAAGCCGCCTACATTGACGGTCGAAGATATTGACGGCCTTATATATAAGGTAAGGGCAGCCGGTTCGTCCAGGTTACTGGTCAATTACCAGAGGCGCTATTGCCGGTCTTACGCCCGGCTTAAAGAGCTTTTGGCGCGCCGAGCCCTGGGCAGGATCGTCTCCGTGAACTTGACGTATTCGAGAGGGCTGGCGACCAACGGTTCCCATATCCTTGATATGGCGTTTTTCCTTACGGGAGACAAAGTAGATGCCGTGATCGGGCCTGTCTCTCCGGCTTCCGGGTCTGCCAATCCGTCGTTTATGATGAAACTGGCCGGCGGGATCCCGTGTTCCGTATCCGGCATGGACCTGCCGTATCATTGCATCGACGTATCGGTCACCTGCGAACGGGGGCGCGCTTCCATAATACACGGCGGCATGAAGACCGTCTGGGAGATGAAGGAAGAACATGAGCTTTTCCCCGGGTTCTACAGGCTGCGTGACGCGGCGAAGAACCTTATAGGGCCAGGCGGTTTCAAGGGAAGCATGACTGCTGCGCTTGGTGATATTATTAACGCTCATGAAAAGAGAAGGGAGCCTGTGAGCAGCCTTCGCACCGCCAGACGCTCGCAGCTTGTGATGGAAGAGGTCAATAAAAGGATAAAGGCGGCGGGATGA